Within the Piliocolobus tephrosceles isolate RC106 chromosome 15, ASM277652v3, whole genome shotgun sequence genome, the region agcctgggtgacagaatgagactctgtttctacaaaaaaacaaaaaaacaaaaaaaaaaaacccttttatgTAAAGGAACAAAGTACCTTCCAATGTGCAATAATAATTCTTGAATATAACAATTTATAAAGATACGTGTTCTATATTGATGCTCATCTTGGGTGTCTAACATTTAAAAACCTAGTGAGTTCAAATACTAActgtataatgaaaatatttttacataaaaatatgagTTCATAGTTGTTATGCTAGGAATCGCAGAGCATATAGTAAAATTAGTTTCAGGTAAAGAAATACttaatccattttttctttctgcctattTCCAGTTTAAGATTAATgggagagaaataaaacaattagttGGAAAATAGATTATCTTGAGAATTTTTCTTCCATAGTAACgtatataaagacaaaaaagtcATTTCTAAATAGTTACTTGAATACTGTCGGGCGGTTAGCAAACTCTTCTCACACAGAAGGAAAACATAAATCAAAACATTCCCAATCTCATCTCTACACCTTGTTAAGCAATAATAAATATTGCCCAATGCATGACAGGagtccacactgttttccacagaacAACACCAACTGAGATGATTACAGCAGTGCCTTCTCTCCCGGGAACAGTGCACCTCTACCATAGATGCAGTCCTCGTCACTAGGCTTCTTGAGTAAGATCATTCAGAAACAATTCACTTttgggccaggtggggtggctcacgcctgtaatcccaacatgttgggaggccgaggcaggcagatctcctgaggtcaggagttcaagaccagcctggccaacatggtgaaaccccatctctactaaaaatacaaaaaatgagctgggcgtggtggcacatgcctgtaaccccagctactcgggaggctgaggcaggagaatcgcttaagcccgggaggtgcaggttgcagtgaacagacatcataccactgcactccagcctgggcgacagagcaagactccatctcagaaaaaaaaaaaaaaaaaaaaatagaattcacatttaacaagcaaaaatatatctttttttctttttttttaagatgaagtcttgctcttgtcacccaggctggatgcaatggcacaatctcagctcactgtaacctctacctcccaggttcaagtgattctcctgcctcaacctcccaagtagctgggattacaggcacttgccaccacacctggctaatttttgtgtttttagtagagatggggtttcaccatgttggccaggctggtctcgaactcctgacctcaggtgatacacccgcctcagcctcccaaagtgctgggattataggcgtgagccaccgtgcctggcccaaacatatttcttttcaaaagaacTGTAAACCTACTCAATTGACATAAAATATGTCTATAATAAGAAATGGCAATAATCACACTACTATATTCTTAGTTGACTGTCCTATGAAAGAAAAGTACCTAATGCCTATGTGAgtgtttttggtaaagacagagttatctccttttctgccttaagaaaatatatatttctggctgggtgcagtggctcacgcctgtaatcccagcactttaggaggccaaggcaggcggatcacctaaggtcgggagttcaagaccagcctgaccaacacggagaaaccctgtctctattaaaaatacaaaaagtagccaggcatggtggtgtgcacctgtaatcccagctagtcgggaggctgaggcaggagaatcgcttgaacccgggaggtggaggttgcggtgagccgagattgtgccactgcactccagcctgggcaacaagagtgaaactccgtctcaaaaaaaaaaaagaaaaaaaagaatatatacatttcttttagagacagggtcttgctgtgttgcccaggctggactcatactcccgagctcaagtgatcctcctgcctcagcctcccaagtagctaggactacaggtgtacaccactgcacccagctaacaatatattatttattcaaatcaACCTGCTACCAAAAAGGTATAGTGTTCCCAACTTCaacacttcaaaaaatcaaaatttacaatgcatttaataaaaataacacctCAGCAAAAATCACACcttcacattctttaaaaaagtcCAGTCAATATCTTATTTTGAAGACACATAACACTGACTCAAATCATGAAAATCGGTTGACTTTCTACTTTAACACAGTAGCTTCATTCCTGGCATCTATTTAAAGGTTTGGTACAAAAGACTGGGGCAAAGATCAAGGTAAAAATCTAAAACTTTCACATCAAATCTTAAGATGCCAACAAACTACAAAGCAAATCAACACATACTGACACATCGGACGAAAGAAAACCATAACTGCCAACTTTTCAGTTGAATCTTTTAGGTTTTGATCCGCCATTGAACTCAAAGTTAGAATCAAGTCCATTAGTATCAGAAACAAAAACTGTTTACATAAGATCCTATAGCCTCAATGACTTTAAACAGAGGGAACTGGAATCTGCTTGGCTGAAGTGCTGTCATATTCCTGCATTAAGTCATTAGTGGTGTGATAATGCATGGCAATATATGAATTGGCAAATCCAAAAGAGTTTACTGGCTGTAAGTTACATGGGCTGCTCTCCTCCTGGGAAGGGCTGCTGTTATAGATGCTGTAGTAAGGTTCAATCCGAGTGTTGATGGGGGTTGAGCTGCTCTGACCACAGTGTTGATGTCCAGCAGAGATCTTGGGACTCACCACACTTTCCTTTGAATGACTTGGGCCACAAGCCTGGTCCACAAATTTCTTCTGTGGCTTTGGAGATAACACGTAGGCAGAGTTTGTTTCATGATGGGAGGATTTGTTTCTGTTGACTTCGAGGTTCCCTTTTCCCATGGCTCGAAGTCGAGTCTTTTGTTTGCAGCAGAAAAAACCCAGGCCTATGTACTGGAGGCACCAGAGCACTTTCCTTCTCAGCCCTGCACTGTTCCGAGAATATATAAAAGGGTTTAATCCTGACTTGAAAAATATAAGGGTAAATCCAAACAATTCAAACTGGTAAAGAATGAAGCTCCCATTGCTGGAGAGAACCACCTGTACCAAGGAAATCCCCAGTGGAAGACAGCACACCAGGACTGACAGCACAATGATCACGCAGGTGACCACGGCTTTGGAATCCTTGGCAGTGGAGAGGTTGATGGCTGATACCAGCTGGAGTCGGCTCGCTGCAGGGGTGGCCAGCTGGTTGGGACTCTTGGTATATCCACGGGTCTGAACGTGCTGCAGTTTGTTGTAATTCTGGTTCCTATACAGAGCGGGCATGGCACACTGGATGGGATCTCCACCTCCCTGCACAGGGACCCCCATGAAAGGCTGTGGTCTGGAAGCATCAACTGTGAGTACAGGGGGGCACTTTCTGACTTGAGCATTCTTCCGCAGGGTCTGAGCAATCATGATGTAAGAGACAGAGACCACAGCAACACAGAAGGTGAAGTCGACCACATAGAGAGACAAAATGGCTTTCCCTTTTCCAGCAATCAGACTGGACATGGGAAGACAGAGGTGGGACTTGCTGGTTTTCAAGGTAGCCAAGGTGGCAAGGGTGAAACTGGTGGCCCAGAGAAGCAGGGTGAGGACTACGGTGCAGGGAAAGGAGGCCATGCGATTAGGTTGCTTCCCCAACACCATGCGGAGCCGGTGCAGGGCAATCACTGCCACTGTCTTCAGGGACATGATGATGAAGCCTGAACTGGTGAGATGGAAAGTGAAGCAGAAAGCATCTGGGATACTACTGGCTGAGCTGAAGAATAACACAAAGGTGAACATGGGGGCCGTCACTCCACAAATGAAGAGGTCACAGAAGGACAGGTTCAGGATCATGAAATCAAAGTTGGTTCTAAATTTCCTGAAGGCTGGATCGAAGAAGGACAAGAAGACAATGAAGTTGCCGTAGGAACCCAGGCAGAAGATGACCGCCAGTAGAAAAGTACAGGTCACCAAGGTGGCTGTGtggatgagatcctgaagacccTCCTGGAGAGAGGTGCTGTTTCCTTCCGGTGAGTGAGGCACATGGAGCGAGGTGGCATTGGGGGCATCTTGAAGGTGGCCTGTTGAGTTCATCTTCAGAGAGAAATGTCTCCTTCTTCTGCTCCCCAAAAACACTCAGTGAGTCAGGACCTCAGCTCACAGATGAACAACATGAACAATATGTGACAAAAGAGGCCCAAGGCAGATAAGCCTACACACAAAAATGCACACCCAGAAACAGAAAGGGATTAATGTAGAAACAAAGGAATTCATACAGTGATCtcattattagtagtagtagtattagtaCTAATATCTCTCACCTTGAGagaaaaatttattcatttattagcaatagggtcttgccatgttgcccaagctgaactTGCACTCCTGTGCTCAAATAGTCCTCGTGGcttagcttcctaagtagctgggactacagcatgcaccaccaaacccagctctctctctctctaacgaAAGCACTAGAATTTTTCAGCTCTGACTTGGTGCACAGAAAGCACTTCTCCTCACAAAGCCCAACACAGAAAAAGATGCAAACAGATGCATTAATCCAGCTAATATTTAGTTGTATGAAACAGAGGTTTTCAAATGAGTTTAAGTGTCACCTGGAGAGCATGTTAAAAAGTTTTAAGTTATCACTTGGAGAGCAGATTTCTTGGCCTCGCCCCTTGTGATTCTGTTTGAGGGGTGTGCAGATGTTACTTTTAGAAACActtctgtgtcaggcactgaagATATACAAGAACGTAACCTCTCCATCAAAGACATCACAGTCTAGTTGGAGATCAATCTAACTACGTAATTATAGCCTAATAAGGTTGCAGGGTGCTATGACAGCATGGAAGGGGGGAACCTACTCCAATGTGGAAAGGGAGCTGGGAAAGGATGAAGGGAGCTTTAGCGAGTAGGGGCCAGCTGGATGAAAGGTTGGGGGTATGGAGTGGGGACAGACAGGCTAGGAGAAGTGGGGGTGGGTCTTTGCAGCAGAGACGCTGAGGCAAAAAACTGCATACGCTTGAAATACAGGCTGGAGGGTATTGGTGATGCATAATGTGGCCCTTCAGATATTTCCCATAAATTATTAACAAATCCTGTTTCATTCCCTGTGAAGAATCCTTTATTTCccagtatttataatttttccccCAGCTTGCAATGTCTTGGCCAATTAACTGCATATTCTCCTTTGGAAAAAAAACCTTGTGTACAACTACATGTGAGAGGGAAAACTGGAAGTAACCAAGGATGTTGGAATTATACTAGAAATTTACAAGGTGCAAAGCACCACATTGTAAAGTCTAAACTGCTATATAAATGTGAGTTACCATCATCCCAACAAGAATATCCTGATGGTGAAGCAGGAGGCATGCACCCATTCCTGCATTTGTTCACTCAATTTACATTAATTATGTGTATACCATATGCCAGTATTATGCCAGGTGCTAAGTGCTAGGATGAGTAAGGCACAGTCTCTACTTTAAAAGAATAACTTCCTGctttcctaacttttttttttctattttgcaatGAGACTTAATGTGCACTCACACAACTCTACATTGTCCTAAATCCCAAAGTCCTGCATGGCTTGGTGCCCAACCTGCTCCCAACAGATGCTTCTGGTGGGACTGACTAAGCTGTTTCTTGGAGACAGCACTATGTTCTTGACAACCAAAAAGCGTTTGCCTTAATCTAGAATTTTAGGAATAATCAGTGGCACTGTGGAGGTCCAGGGCTGATGTTCAGTGTACTTAACCACCAGCTCAAGCTGGATCCCAGAAGCCTCCAGCTGTTAACCCTTTAGTTGCCGGATCAAGGGGGTCCACAGGAATGTAACAGGTCAGTCAGGGATTACTTGGGGCTCCAATTAGCAGCTATGGACTACCCAATAGAGAAGTCTCTCTGCATTTAACAACAGGTACAGCCATGCCAGTGACTATCAGACATATACCAGTGCTGGGAAATCCATATAATTGACTGGTGTCCTTCATCAAGGAAGAAGATACCTTCATCTATACTCTTAACGTTCATGTGGTACAGATCAGGACGATACGGTGAATTTGTCCACGGGAAAGTGAGACCAACTTTTCTATACTTTCCTTTTAAATGAAAGTTCCATAAGAGAAGAAAATCCTGAACTTTGTTTCTTGAtggttagaattttttaaaaatagtaccaGAGAGCTCTATTTCCACTTAAAGGCTGTATACTTGTTTCTGAACACTTTTGATACCTACATAGTGAGAAAGACaactttttactgttttttaaaattgctaacGGGAGGACTAGAGCTAATTTATGAAAAGAGAAGTAGAAGAGAAAACACAATTTGAGGAGGCAGGAAGAGCAAGGAGGTGATACCAGTCTCTCTAACCCCCGCATCTCCAAGGGTGTCCTTGGAAGTAGAGAAATGAAGAGCGGTGCAGAGGGGTGCAGGAATTTGGCCTGGGGAAGTTAGAAGAATGAAGAGTCTGGAATTAGGAtgctaagagaaatgaaaagtaacTAGGTAATAACAAAGTGAGATGACAGAAGTTATGAAGACTTCAGGCTAAGAGATATTTGGAAAAAGGgattaagagaaaaatgagatgatGAAACACTAACGTAAGTCAAGAATAGGAGGCAGCAGGAAAAAAGGTGATTTGGGGTAGAGGAGAGGCAACTTTCACGTTTTGTACAGTTacattttttcaacaaattttaaaattttccgtatatatatttttaacagagatggggtctcactatgttgcccttgctggtctccaacttctgggctcaagcgatctgcctgctttggcctcccaaagcgctgagattacaggtgtgagtcactgtacccagccttcaataaattaaaaaaaaataagaattccaGGTCAGGAAATAACAATGGCAGTATAATTATCAGCATCATTATTagtatattaattttatcaaGAGCTTAggatgtgccaggtactgttctcaATGTTCCACACTATTAGCTTACTGGGTCCTCACGAAACCCTGAAATAATTGGTATAACATCTCCATTTTGCAGTTGAGGAAACCAAGTCAAAGAGAAGTTATTTAAAGTGGTGGAACATGGATTTGAATCTAAGCAGTTGCTCTTCCACACTCTTCACCACCATGTTAAGCcgaacaacaaaaaaacctttttggGAGGCATCCCCAGGTCAGAAGTATTAAGTGGTTATTACACACCAGGCACCTATTCTAGAAGCTTTACATAAATTATCAAgctttatttcattctcacaatAATCCTACGAATAGGTATTGCAACCCCTTCCCCGCTGAaactttgtggaatctgaaattctaatatttctatatagctatatctacatctatgtagatacagatacacacacacacacacacacacactctctctctcttctacgTATCTTTTTGGCAAATTTGATAATTGTAGTTCACATATAACGTAATCATAAATCACTCCTATATCTCAAATTATctcaaattagaaaaaagaaggaatcatgggctgggaagagaaaagggagaaaaagcagaGGACAGAATAGACGAAAAGGTTTGCAGAAACACTTTAGTGTAATAGAATTCAAGAAAATTGAGGGAAAGTAAACTCAGGTCTTAGTAGTAACCCCTGAGACTTTAAGAAAGAGGAGGCTGTGACCATAATTTGGAACGACATGATGACggcagaaaataaaagtgattttggAAAGGGAGTAAATTAATACTGATTTGCTactcttaaatattaaataaaggtTACCCATGTTATCTGCAATGCAAACATAACAAGCTACTCTTTATCTTTGAGACGGAGAATAGGTTATGGAAGAAGATGGGATTAAAGTCATAAAATCAGAAAGATGTTAAGTTGGAACACCAGTCTTAAGCATGCATATTAGCTGCAGTAAGACAGAACGAATTCACATGCATATTCTTACAACTGAGACATCCTGAAGTAAGCAAAGAATATTGATGAAATGTATTGTATAATTTGAGTGGCAATGATTTTTCATTAAGATGTGTGAACAGCCTGTGATATATCTAGTGTGctgtttaaaattttagtaaatattaaaacatgttATAGGGGCTTTTATAAGTTAACTCACGACCTAAATTCTTCCAACCCATTCCCCGCGCCCCCCAGAATGTCTTAGGTTAGCATTTTCAGAGCCTAACCCTGAGAAAGAGCAAGGTTCTGTATTATTGTGATTCCCATTGTATTTCTGTTTATCAGGAAAACGTCAGGGAGGTTAGataacttccccaaggtcactAAGAGTCGAGCCAGATTTATCGGATTTCAAAGCCCTTGCTCTTTCTATCCAGCAGAACTACACTGAACCCGGAGCAGCTAATGGGATGGGAAGGCCTGAGTCATTTGATGGGAGGGATGAAGAGGCAATGGAGCCCTCAGCCTGAGGACAGAGTGGGAAACTGCAGGCAGGGGAGGTCGACCCCTCGTGAGGGGCTGGCGGTTGGGTAGGCGCTTCCCAGACAAGGGTGAGGTGACGGTAAGGAGGGCCTAGGCCACGCCAGGTAAGCTTGTAAACGAATCTGCAGAGGGGTGATGGGTTAGGAGGGCTCAGCCAGGGTAGGGGCGTTGGTTGGTTGGGGGATTCCACGGCTAAGCAGAGCTTGGGAACCGGCAAGGACGGGCGAGAAGGCTACCCTGCAGGTCACACCAGGAAGACAGGTACGCGGAGCCGGGCCTGGCCCAGCGCAGCCGCGCTCCTCGCTATCCCTCTGGTCTCCGGGAGCCGTCCCCAGCGTCGTGGGGTCGTCCTCCTCCAGGGGCCCGCGGCCTCTCACCTGCCAGGTGGCCGCAGcgcctcccctcctcctccatctcGCAGTCCGGACCCCGGCTCCGCCTGCCGCTCCGGATGATGCAGGACTAGAGGTATCATCGCCATCGCCAACGCCTCCGCGCATCCCGGGAGCCGCGGCAAGACGCGGGCGCAGAGGCGCAGTCACGGAGACGCCCAGGGCACCGCCCCCTCCGCCGGACACCGGGCCTGGTGCCCCGCCTGCGCCCCGCACCCTCCGCGCCTCCGCCGCGGCGTCCCGGGGCCCAGAGCCCGGACACTTCCGCTGCCCGCCGCACGAGGGGCGCTTGAGCCAGGTTTTTCAGGCTCGCGGTTTTGCTGTTTGGGGAACTCAGGCTTCCTGCTATAGCCAAAACCTGAAACGCAGAGCAAAGTGgagtgggaaggaagggaaagatagGGGTACTGATGGCACGCAGGGACCCAGGGAGGTCTTTGCGGGCCTCCCTAGGCTGCTTACCCTGCCCGCAGCCCACCTCCTCCACGTTCCCCGAAATTGGCGGCGGCTTCCGGTTTGGAACTTTGAGACCTAGATTTTACAAATCAAGTcattgtaatataatttaaattaaaccAATTTGAACTTACCTAAGCTCTCTTAAGGTATTAGTGAATTAACTGAGGGAACTCAGCAAGGGGACTAATTGGCGGGAAAcatgaaaagtataaagaaactACCCACGCAAATAAAACGACCAAGCCCAGGAATCATGGATATTAATGTATTActtaatactatgttgaatgtaAAAAGTCTTAATAAGTCATAGTGCAATGTATAGGCTAATTTTAGtaagcaaaaacacaaaactaaaacTACCGTCCTCTCTCATTCTTCTACAATTCATACATGTCCAAAATAATGAACTCCTAAGATAGGTTTTAGTCTGAACAATCAAGTAACACTCCTAAGTATGTCTGCTATTATGGGTACAAAATGAAACCAGTTAAACTCTTCCTCCTTCAGTATCCCAACCTGGCTAACTAGGATCTTACTACTTTTCTAACCTCAGGGATGCTATTTAGAAACAGAGAATGTTATTTGAAGGCCCTGTGCTTCATTCACTCTGGTTACCAGAAAACCAAAGTTGATTCTGTTCAGATGAAATACTTAGAATGTTGCTACTGGATTCTTCATTTAAGCTAAcggtttatctttttaaaacagaactaGCAAGTATCAAGTaatttaattaatgtaatttCTTCAGTTCCCTATGctttcataaaacaaacaaacaaacaaacaaaaaaacctgaaaaaacaaaaaacatgaagagGCTGGATAGTTTATTATTCAGTCCAGGAGCCGAGTAGGCTATCAgaattctgtttagaaataacttcAAGAAAGTTTTCCAGTTTCCACATATTCCACTTCCCAACCACTTGCAATGAAGCAGTTCCAATGTATATTGTCAATAATGGTAACCTTGAGTCCCACAAAAAAATCAGCAGAAAAATACTCATTAGCATTTGGAGTGGGAATTCTGATCAATATTATATACCTCTCTATATAAATTTGCTACTGCATAAATAAATGCTAGTCCATTTCCAGGCATTTGGCTATATGAATGGAGATTACAACAGGTCTGGGCTGGATTGAGACCATCAGAGTTACACCTACCAAAGAAATGGTctcaaactgaaaacaaacaaacaaccacaaaTCATCAAGGATTCTAGAGATGAAGAGGAAATCAGGACTTATCAAAGTTCCAGAACTAGCCAGAACCATTCAACAAGGCTAGAACTAGTATATCTATAAAATCCATAAGTGAGCGAAATTGGAAAAAACATTGGtagcaaaaaaatggaaaatctgcAAATAAATAAGCAGGGCTAATTACAGATCATGAATTGGCTATCAATCTGCCCTGACACTAGCATTCTTCTAATACACTCTTATTATTG harbors:
- the GPR75 gene encoding probable G-protein coupled receptor 75 yields the protein MNSTGHLQDAPNATSLHVPHSPEGNSTSLQEGLQDLIHTATLVTCTFLLAVIFCLGSYGNFIVFLSFFDPAFRKFRTNFDFMILNLSFCDLFICGVTAPMFTFVLFFSSASSIPDAFCFTFHLTSSGFIIMSLKTVAVIALHRLRMVLGKQPNRMASFPCTVVLTLLLWATSFTLATLATLKTSKSHLCLPMSSLIAGKGKAILSLYVVDFTFCVAVVSVSYIMIAQTLRKNAQVRKCPPVLTVDASRPQPFMGVPVQGGGDPIQCAMPALYRNQNYNKLQHVQTRGYTKSPNQLATPAASRLQLVSAINLSTAKDSKAVVTCVIIVLSVLVCCLPLGISLVQVVLSSNGSFILYQFELFGFTLIFFKSGLNPFIYSRNSAGLRRKVLWCLQYIGLGFFCCKQKTRLRAMGKGNLEVNRNKSSHHETNSAYVLSPKPQKKFVDQACGPSHSKESVVSPKISAGHQHCGQSSSTPINTRIEPYYSIYNSSPSQEESSPCNLQPVNSFGFANSYIAMHYHTTNDLMQEYDSTSAKQIPVPSV